The Fervidicoccaceae archaeon genome contains a region encoding:
- a CDS encoding RNA repair domain-containing protein, whose translation MGRSEIMNAVKRVLWSEQSEECEIEVVDRLSAGGLRVIRGDALRGLSPLNYLVLRDGTCIPLHRVRRIKCGERVLAERG comes from the coding sequence GTGGGTAGGAGCGAGATAATGAACGCGGTAAAACGCGTGCTCTGGTCAGAGCAGTCGGAAGAGTGTGAGATAGAGGTAGTAGATAGGCTCTCCGCGGGCGGCCTCAGAGTGATACGAGGGGACGCGCTGCGCGGGCTCTCGCCTCTGAACTATCTCGTGCTACGCGATGGCACCTGCATTCCTCTCCACAGAGTCCGCAGAATCAAGTGCGGCGAGCGCGTCCTCGCGGAAAGGGGCTAG
- a CDS encoding DUF429 domain-containing protein encodes MTSIGIDLAASEKKPTYLCELRDGEALLWRALRDREIIIAVSSRRPRVVSIDAPLSVPALGEAFRAQELAAMKLGAKLLPLTLKSMRALALRGASLSREMKALGLEVVETHPTSAAMALGLSSTVELAEKLTGVKLTRGEADSLLCALVGELYIESSCKNYGGSPPFVLPDPSRGQRVFSRRIEVRRRAPRS; translated from the coding sequence ATGACGTCGATCGGAATAGACCTAGCGGCCAGCGAGAAGAAGCCGACCTACCTATGCGAGCTACGCGACGGAGAGGCTCTACTTTGGAGAGCGCTGAGAGATCGCGAGATAATCATCGCAGTCAGCTCGAGGAGGCCACGCGTGGTCTCCATCGATGCTCCCCTGAGCGTGCCAGCCCTCGGCGAGGCCTTCAGAGCTCAGGAGCTCGCGGCTATGAAGCTGGGCGCCAAATTGCTGCCCCTCACTTTGAAGAGCATGCGAGCGCTCGCGCTGCGGGGCGCGTCGCTCTCTAGAGAGATGAAAGCTCTGGGCCTGGAGGTCGTGGAGACTCACCCCACCAGCGCGGCGATGGCGCTCGGCTTGAGCAGCACCGTGGAGTTGGCGGAGAAATTGACGGGCGTTAAGCTCACCAGAGGCGAAGCGGATTCTCTGCTTTGCGCTCTAGTGGGGGAACTCTACATTGAGAGCTCTTGTAAAAACTACGGCGGAAGCCCCCCCTTCGTCCTCCCCGACCCCTCGCGCGGTCAACGAGTCTTTTCGAGAAGGATCGAGGTGAGACGCCGTGCGCCTCGCTCGTAG
- the amrS gene encoding AmmeMemoRadiSam system radical SAM enzyme, with product MGAGVVAKAHVREAMYWRALSEGRVECGLCYRRCVIAPDRYGVCGVRKNTSGKLYTLVYGLLTAVNVDPIEKKPLYHFKPGSEVLSISTVGCNFFCSFCQNYEISQSRLEEGLYGVYHEPEDVVKLAKRYGARGISYTYNEPVIFYEYMLDVAKLAKRSGLFNTMVTNGYLELEPAEELSKYMDAATVDFKGGANPNFYRGYMSVPDPSPIFQTAELFRERGVFVEITNLVVPRLGDKVEDVRKLARWVADQLGPETPFHLLRFHPDYKMLHIPPTPTSTLERLAEEAARAGLKHVYLGNVWDHELENTYCPSCGAVVIKRRGFYANVIGLDPNGRCVKCGYKLNVIM from the coding sequence ATGGGGGCCGGCGTCGTTGCCAAAGCCCACGTGAGGGAGGCTATGTATTGGAGGGCACTAAGCGAAGGCAGAGTAGAGTGCGGGCTGTGCTATAGGAGATGCGTCATCGCCCCCGACAGATACGGCGTCTGCGGCGTTAGAAAGAACACGAGCGGGAAGCTCTACACGCTGGTCTACGGTCTGCTCACCGCCGTGAACGTCGACCCTATAGAGAAGAAGCCGCTTTATCACTTCAAACCCGGGTCGGAGGTCTTATCAATATCGACGGTCGGCTGCAACTTCTTCTGCTCGTTCTGCCAGAACTACGAGATAAGTCAATCTAGACTCGAGGAAGGGCTCTACGGAGTATACCACGAGCCGGAAGATGTAGTGAAGCTGGCGAAGAGATACGGAGCTCGGGGGATCTCCTACACGTACAACGAGCCCGTCATCTTCTACGAGTACATGCTTGACGTCGCTAAGCTAGCGAAGAGAAGCGGCCTCTTCAACACCATGGTAACGAACGGCTACCTGGAGCTGGAGCCGGCCGAGGAGCTGAGCAAGTACATGGACGCCGCCACTGTGGATTTCAAGGGAGGAGCGAATCCCAACTTCTACAGAGGCTACATGTCGGTCCCCGATCCATCGCCGATATTCCAAACAGCGGAGCTCTTTCGGGAGCGCGGCGTCTTCGTTGAGATCACGAATCTGGTCGTGCCGAGGCTCGGCGACAAGGTCGAGGACGTGCGAAAGCTAGCGAGATGGGTGGCCGATCAACTGGGGCCCGAGACGCCGTTCCATCTCCTGAGATTTCACCCGGACTATAAGATGCTCCACATCCCCCCGACTCCAACGTCAACTTTGGAGAGGCTGGCCGAAGAGGCGGCGCGCGCGGGGCTGAAACACGTGTACCTCGGCAATGTATGGGATCACGAGCTCGAGAACACGTACTGCCCGAGCTGCGGCGCCGTGGTTATTAAGAGGAGGGGCTTCTACGCCAACGTCATCGGGTTAGACCCCAATGGGCGCTGCGTCAAGTGCGGCTACAAGCTCAACGTCATTATGTGA
- a CDS encoding DUF2192 domain-containing protein gives MSRSRELYRDRIALAVELLSELSKRAEVTREEAVELLKRKYSELDLSPLRGAAIPSDIFDKEMATLFVVGKYGMGLDQDYPALFEELFSKEARYEEAARVIRDPALPLDERRARVRALVGELNGNELSRIFRVVFTKVVLGFGSEEELRSLLSCAMEVFPEFEREIAKYAKFYIGFKIAEKISSGEIADKISKEAEKQALNISLGLGKTIPDDEYIGTIAAGVFKVPRRTLRRILGARWGGERSERARKSGA, from the coding sequence TTGAGCAGGTCGAGGGAGCTTTACCGCGATAGGATAGCTCTGGCCGTGGAGCTGCTGAGCGAGCTCTCCAAGCGAGCTGAGGTCACGCGCGAGGAGGCGGTAGAGCTCCTCAAGAGGAAGTATAGCGAACTAGACCTGTCGCCTCTCAGAGGGGCAGCCATACCCAGCGACATATTCGACAAAGAGATGGCCACTCTCTTCGTCGTTGGTAAGTACGGCATGGGTCTAGACCAAGATTATCCCGCGCTCTTCGAGGAACTCTTCTCCAAGGAGGCTCGCTATGAGGAGGCGGCTCGTGTCATCCGAGACCCCGCTCTCCCGCTCGACGAGAGAAGAGCCAGAGTTAGAGCGCTGGTGGGGGAGCTGAACGGCAACGAGCTCTCTAGGATATTCCGAGTGGTCTTCACGAAGGTCGTGCTGGGCTTCGGCTCCGAGGAAGAGCTGAGGAGCCTCCTGAGCTGCGCCATGGAGGTCTTTCCGGAGTTCGAGAGAGAGATAGCGAAGTACGCTAAGTTCTACATAGGCTTCAAGATAGCGGAGAAGATAAGCTCAGGTGAGATCGCCGACAAGATCTCTAAAGAGGCTGAGAAGCAGGCTCTCAACATAAGCTTAGGGCTTGGCAAGACGATACCCGACGACGAATACATAGGGACGATTGCCGCTGGCGTCTTCAAGGTGCCGAGGAGGACGCTGAGGAGAATCCTCGGAGCCCGATGGGGTGGTGAGCGAAGTGAGAGAGCTCGTAAGAGTGGAGCTTAG
- a CDS encoding ATP/GTP-binding protein, with the protein MERYYVLVVGPAGSGKTTLVKALGDWMESLGISYCRVNLDPAVEWIPYSPDVDVREFVDARKVAEEYKLGPNGALVASIDLLHNYVYEIRNAIARTDAKYVLVDTPGQLELFAYRIASMEVMKRILNPYTSVALFLIDSVFAQRPSSLISLLLLSQSVRLRHGLPQIDALSKADMLTPELAKLLDDLEESSDLLIELLRGESGAPARLAQRLVEIIAEDGLKILRVSSHDPDSLWNVFEEIQRTLGAEEELEELEER; encoded by the coding sequence TTGGAGAGGTACTACGTGCTCGTTGTGGGCCCCGCGGGCTCCGGCAAGACTACTCTCGTGAAGGCGCTGGGAGACTGGATGGAGAGCCTTGGCATTAGCTATTGCCGCGTCAACTTGGATCCGGCGGTGGAGTGGATCCCATACTCGCCGGACGTAGACGTGAGAGAATTCGTTGACGCTCGGAAAGTAGCCGAAGAATATAAGCTGGGGCCCAATGGGGCTCTCGTAGCCAGCATAGACCTCCTCCACAACTACGTCTATGAGATCAGGAACGCGATAGCGAGGACCGACGCCAAGTACGTGTTAGTGGACACGCCGGGGCAGCTGGAGCTCTTCGCCTATCGGATCGCCAGCATGGAGGTCATGAAGCGAATACTCAACCCTTACACGTCGGTCGCGCTCTTTCTCATAGACAGCGTCTTCGCTCAGAGACCGTCGAGTCTGATCTCGCTGCTCCTGCTCTCGCAAAGTGTCCGCCTCAGGCACGGTCTCCCGCAGATAGATGCTCTCTCAAAGGCGGACATGCTTACCCCCGAGCTAGCCAAGCTCTTGGACGACTTAGAAGAGAGCTCCGACCTCCTGATCGAGCTCTTGAGGGGGGAGAGCGGGGCGCCGGCGAGGCTAGCTCAGAGGCTCGTTGAGATAATCGCGGAGGATGGGCTGAAGATACTCAGGGTATCGTCTCACGACCCCGATAGCCTATGGAACGTCTTCGAGGAGATTCAGAGGACTCTAGGAGCCGAGGAGGAGCTCGAAGAGCTGGAGGAGCGCTGA
- a CDS encoding polyprenyl synthetase family protein: protein MVESANQRRPDHEALRQVELRLESAKSELDLWIEREVIGKLEEEQFTEPLLYIIRGGKRLRGSLVIALSEELGGTGDKALRSAAAVELVHASSLALDDIIDLDLNRRGRPAAWVALGVSKTVLVSNYLIPLAQSLVEPLGFAALSEVIRCWLEMTRGELLDAFSPSAPYELVIDLKTSSLFRLALSLAAFSADERSLIPTLRSLGTRLGLAYQVADDLVDICAASKKGTREVAGLSRFVKWLGLEVEPNAFNCGAEVLERGLDKLLGVVREAEEEAKRIGSTAPILRFVPRYMVFRMLKEGLPSHAEKVLLE, encoded by the coding sequence ATGGTCGAATCGGCGAATCAGCGCAGACCCGACCACGAGGCCTTAAGACAGGTAGAGCTGCGCCTCGAGTCGGCCAAGAGCGAGCTGGACTTGTGGATAGAACGAGAGGTGATCGGAAAGCTCGAAGAAGAGCAGTTCACGGAACCCCTCCTCTATATAATCAGAGGAGGCAAGAGGCTGCGAGGATCTCTTGTTATCGCGCTATCCGAGGAGCTGGGAGGGACAGGCGATAAAGCCCTTCGCTCGGCTGCTGCAGTCGAGTTGGTCCACGCGAGTAGCCTAGCGCTCGATGATATAATCGATCTCGACCTGAACAGAAGAGGAAGGCCCGCAGCCTGGGTGGCACTCGGAGTCTCTAAGACTGTGCTCGTGAGTAATTACTTGATCCCACTTGCTCAGTCCCTAGTAGAGCCTCTCGGATTCGCTGCGCTCAGCGAGGTCATAAGATGCTGGCTCGAAATGACTCGCGGCGAGTTGCTAGACGCCTTTTCTCCCTCGGCCCCTTACGAGCTCGTGATAGATCTGAAGACCTCGAGCCTCTTCCGGCTCGCTTTATCGCTAGCGGCCTTCTCGGCCGACGAGCGCTCTCTTATCCCGACCCTGCGAAGCCTCGGGACTCGCTTGGGACTCGCTTACCAGGTGGCCGACGACTTGGTGGACATCTGCGCCGCCTCGAAGAAGGGCACGAGAGAAGTGGCGGGGCTCTCGAGGTTCGTTAAGTGGCTTGGCCTCGAGGTTGAGCCGAACGCGTTCAATTGCGGAGCGGAGGTCTTGGAGAGAGGGCTTGATAAGCTCCTCGGAGTCGTCCGCGAAGCCGAGGAGGAGGCTAAGAGGATCGGCTCGACTGCCCCTATTCTCCGATTCGTGCCACGCTACATGGTCTTCAGAATGCTGAAGGAAGGTCTGCCGAGTCACGCCGAGAAGGTTCTCCTCGAGTAA
- a CDS encoding aspartate kinase, giving the protein MVKFGGSVLGRAEDLRRAASYVRDLIEERVQPVVVVSALRGTTQLILDAYETERREPIDEVVRNHESIIEELGEGRYARAARELLEELRRTFDAFLKLAIHVASVRDLLLSFGERLAINLLAESLTEMSLEPVPLFGREAGIITDERFGEASPTRECCVYVREKLLRQIDSGRIPLIAGFIGETASGRITTMGRGGSDYTATFVGKCLGASEVRLITDVPGIFTGDPKLFPNARLVPRLSFEEAIELSHLGGKKFHPRTFEPLLGTSVNVRVTRMNSSSGTLVSGASADPPLKSVTMSSRLELLVVRGASMVGRLGTAARVLSLLSSSGINVIAMAQPASETSMNFLVEGGSHRRISSELQELADSGYVRDYSVEENVAAVSVIGHGIGDPSVFALLLEALRGAELRMIARGPLDLSLTLVAEEREAARLAGELHSIVVSQEGFGPSLRELGATG; this is encoded by the coding sequence GTGGTAAAATTCGGGGGGTCCGTGCTCGGGCGAGCGGAGGATTTGAGAAGAGCCGCTAGCTACGTGAGGGACCTGATCGAGGAGAGGGTTCAGCCCGTAGTGGTTGTCTCGGCTCTCCGCGGAACCACTCAGCTCATCTTGGACGCCTATGAGACCGAGAGACGCGAGCCCATTGACGAGGTCGTGAGGAATCACGAGTCGATAATCGAAGAGCTCGGCGAGGGGCGCTACGCGCGCGCCGCGCGAGAGCTCCTCGAGGAGCTCCGGAGGACCTTTGACGCCTTCTTGAAGCTGGCTATACACGTCGCTAGCGTACGCGATCTCCTCCTGTCCTTCGGTGAGAGGTTGGCCATCAATCTACTAGCCGAGAGCCTCACGGAGATGTCGCTAGAGCCCGTGCCCCTCTTCGGGAGAGAGGCCGGGATAATAACGGATGAGAGGTTCGGCGAGGCATCACCCACTAGGGAGTGCTGCGTTTACGTGCGCGAGAAGCTTCTGAGACAGATAGACTCCGGTCGGATCCCCCTAATAGCTGGCTTCATAGGCGAGACGGCGAGCGGGAGGATCACGACCATGGGCAGAGGAGGGAGCGATTACACTGCTACGTTCGTCGGCAAATGTCTAGGAGCATCCGAAGTTAGGCTGATCACAGACGTCCCCGGCATCTTCACGGGCGACCCTAAACTATTCCCCAATGCGAGGCTCGTGCCGAGGCTGAGCTTCGAGGAGGCGATAGAGCTCTCGCACTTGGGCGGCAAGAAGTTCCACCCGAGGACCTTCGAGCCTCTTCTGGGAACGAGCGTCAATGTGAGAGTCACGCGAATGAACAGCAGCTCGGGCACGCTCGTGAGCGGCGCATCGGCGGACCCTCCCCTGAAGTCTGTGACCATGTCTAGTCGACTCGAGCTCCTCGTGGTGCGCGGAGCGAGCATGGTAGGCAGACTCGGCACAGCTGCTCGAGTTCTGAGCCTGTTGAGCTCATCGGGCATAAACGTAATAGCGATGGCTCAGCCGGCGTCCGAAACCTCCATGAACTTCCTGGTCGAGGGAGGCTCGCACAGGCGCATCTCTAGCGAGCTCCAGGAGCTCGCCGACTCAGGTTACGTGCGAGATTACTCGGTGGAGGAGAACGTGGCGGCGGTATCCGTGATCGGGCACGGAATAGGAGACCCGAGCGTCTTCGCGTTATTGCTCGAGGCTCTGCGAGGCGCTGAGCTACGTATGATAGCTCGCGGCCCGTTGGACCTCAGCTTGACTCTCGTGGCCGAGGAGCGTGAGGCTGCGAGATTAGCCGGCGAGCTCCACTCGATAGTGGTTAGCCAGGAAGGCTTCGGGCCGTCACTGCGCGAGCTGGGTGCGACCGGTTGA
- a CDS encoding thioredoxin family protein: MVPGGDLDEFTLSALREALAEMRGPVEVDLFVGDGCYYCVESIKLLRQFERLSPLGEGGRLLRLRVHDVDSAPELARRYRVERTPTIAMLGGRVRWTGIPSGEEVRSLVETILRISEGASGLSEGAKRAVRGLRKEIDLKVVVTPLCPYCPYAVVLSHMIAFESYLGGDGKVRSDAIEAFENPDIAEYYGITTVPAVIIDEEEVIMGLPDEDYLIERIARRA; encoded by the coding sequence ATGGTTCCCGGGGGAGACCTCGACGAGTTCACGCTCAGCGCGCTGCGAGAAGCGCTGGCGGAGATGCGCGGGCCTGTCGAAGTGGACCTGTTCGTTGGCGATGGATGTTACTACTGCGTCGAGTCGATCAAGCTGCTCAGACAGTTCGAGAGACTCAGCCCGCTCGGAGAAGGCGGGAGGCTCTTGAGGCTCAGGGTTCACGATGTGGATTCCGCCCCCGAGCTCGCGAGGCGTTATAGAGTGGAGAGGACCCCCACTATAGCGATGTTAGGCGGTCGCGTGAGGTGGACCGGGATACCCTCCGGTGAGGAGGTGAGGAGCCTGGTGGAGACTATTCTAAGGATAAGCGAGGGGGCCTCGGGCCTCAGCGAGGGCGCTAAGCGCGCCGTGAGAGGCCTGAGGAAGGAGATCGATCTCAAGGTGGTAGTCACGCCGCTCTGCCCCTACTGCCCCTACGCCGTCGTTCTCAGTCACATGATAGCTTTCGAGTCGTACCTCGGCGGAGACGGCAAAGTGCGGAGCGACGCCATCGAGGCCTTCGAGAATCCCGATATAGCCGAGTACTACGGCATTACCACGGTGCCCGCGGTGATAATAGACGAGGAAGAGGTCATAATGGGCCTGCCCGACGAGGACTACCTCATCGAGAGGATCGCGAGGCGAGCCTGA
- a CDS encoding HAD hydrolase-like protein encodes MEAKVKCRAVLFDLDGTLVDTMRDYADLAARLLSERGLMSYDEARAAYLATSGRTFIDQLRMLGVGPRVAEEIYETFVEMKREIIGRAKIHEEALMLVEELKMKGCFVALSSNNECQLVEMLRGVERLDLVLCFDGSSHKKGRPHLETLRKRLGVEPEEAVFVGDSDYDLEVYAREGVRVLRTSGLFSSSERRRIAELVECSSSELNRT; translated from the coding sequence GTGGAGGCCAAGGTTAAATGTCGAGCGGTGCTCTTCGACCTGGACGGCACGCTCGTCGATACGATGCGCGACTACGCGGATCTAGCCGCTCGCTTGCTGAGCGAACGAGGCCTCATGAGCTACGACGAGGCTCGCGCGGCTTACCTCGCAACCTCCGGCCGTACGTTCATAGATCAGCTGAGGATGTTGGGCGTAGGCCCCCGAGTGGCGGAGGAGATCTACGAGACGTTCGTAGAAATGAAGAGAGAAATCATCGGACGCGCGAAGATCCACGAGGAGGCGCTAATGCTAGTGGAAGAGCTTAAGATGAAGGGATGCTTCGTGGCGTTATCTTCGAACAACGAGTGTCAGCTCGTCGAGATGCTCCGAGGAGTGGAGCGTCTGGACTTAGTCCTCTGCTTCGACGGCTCGTCTCACAAGAAGGGTAGACCTCACCTGGAGACCCTGCGGAAGAGGCTGGGGGTGGAGCCGGAAGAGGCAGTCTTCGTGGGAGACTCAGACTACGACTTGGAGGTCTACGCGAGAGAAGGCGTGCGGGTGCTACGGACATCGGGGCTGTTCTCGTCGAGTGAGCGTCGCAGGATAGCGGAGCTCGTGGAGTGCTCGAGCTCTGAGCTCAATCGAACTTGA
- the serS gene encoding serine--tRNA ligase, with translation MPRWTVMEYIRSRPDEYKKMLERRGLSPSLVDMVRELDAKYLETLKDVERLRSEYNKLSREIGKSLESHRAALLERAKELEQLLESRERQLEELEREWRRILRALPNVLADDVPTGFSDSENVPVRFGGKPKVAREHLEQFRAQTEKWGFRVEHVIIERPPIHHAEMLEQVLGMGDTEQAARVAGSRFYYLYDDLVWLDFALGLFALERLAAKGYRVVVPPYMIRTEVLESALDYDAFKDMIYKIEGEDLSLIGTAEHPLMGLLYRRPAREEELPIKLAGWSACFRREAGAGSKDLKGIFRVHQFHKVEQFIFAHPSDSWGYLEEMVLNVEEILRDLELPYRVVKVVSGELGLGVAKKYDVEVWYPAQGVYREIASISHMLDWQAFRAGLTYMRSSDGRREYVHTLNGTGLPTTRAITAILENHQRDDHCVEIPKSLRKYLEPVATAPKDCIAPKRAAK, from the coding sequence GTGCCGCGATGGACCGTCATGGAGTACATCCGCTCGAGACCCGACGAGTATAAAAAGATGCTCGAGCGCAGGGGACTTTCTCCATCGTTGGTCGATATGGTGAGAGAGCTCGACGCCAAATACCTCGAGACGCTCAAAGACGTAGAAAGGCTGAGAAGCGAGTACAACAAATTGAGCCGCGAGATCGGGAAGAGCCTCGAGTCCCACAGGGCCGCTCTCCTCGAGCGCGCGAAAGAGCTCGAGCAATTGTTAGAGAGTCGAGAGCGCCAGCTAGAAGAGCTCGAGCGAGAGTGGAGGAGAATCCTCAGGGCTCTCCCCAACGTGTTGGCCGACGACGTGCCGACGGGCTTCTCCGATAGCGAGAACGTTCCCGTCAGATTCGGCGGCAAGCCTAAAGTGGCTCGTGAGCACTTGGAGCAGTTCAGGGCTCAAACCGAGAAGTGGGGATTCCGAGTAGAGCACGTCATCATCGAGAGGCCTCCGATACATCACGCTGAAATGCTCGAGCAAGTCCTCGGCATGGGCGACACGGAGCAGGCTGCGCGAGTAGCCGGCTCGAGATTCTACTATCTCTACGACGACCTGGTGTGGCTCGACTTCGCTCTCGGTCTCTTCGCCCTCGAGAGGCTCGCCGCGAAGGGCTACAGAGTCGTTGTGCCACCCTATATGATACGAACGGAGGTACTCGAGAGCGCGCTGGACTACGACGCGTTCAAGGACATGATTTATAAGATCGAGGGCGAAGACCTCAGCCTAATCGGGACGGCGGAGCACCCACTCATGGGCCTCCTCTATAGGAGGCCGGCCCGAGAGGAGGAGCTCCCCATAAAGCTCGCCGGTTGGAGCGCCTGCTTCCGGAGAGAAGCGGGGGCGGGCAGCAAGGACCTCAAAGGAATATTCAGAGTTCATCAGTTTCACAAGGTGGAGCAGTTCATCTTCGCGCACCCGAGCGATAGCTGGGGCTACTTGGAGGAGATGGTCCTCAACGTCGAGGAGATACTGAGAGACCTAGAGCTCCCCTATAGGGTGGTGAAAGTGGTCAGCGGCGAGCTCGGCCTCGGCGTAGCGAAGAAGTACGACGTGGAGGTCTGGTACCCGGCTCAGGGCGTGTATCGGGAGATCGCGAGCATAAGCCACATGTTGGACTGGCAGGCGTTCAGGGCGGGGCTCACCTATATGAGGTCGTCCGATGGTAGAAGAGAATACGTGCATACCCTCAACGGAACGGGGCTTCCGACGACGAGAGCCATAACGGCGATCCTAGAGAACCACCAGAGAGACGACCACTGTGTCGAGATACCAAAAAGCCTCAGGAAATATCTCGAACCGGTGGCCACGGCCCCGAAGGATTGCATAGCGCCGAAGCGAGCGGCGAAATGA
- a CDS encoding site-2 protease family protein, whose translation MLFVALLWASIFLIARFLSSRVRGLVVKPLYIMYRLESTLSFLDSFAASRAASAYLALSPALFVASAALFYYFVARVSLATLSGAPSAGGLVPVIPGLTIRGLVALHVLISIGLAALVHEVAHAVALKRFGVKIKSSGLLLAVVIPAAFVEPDERELTQRGLKQRTLVYSAGPASNLALALALLLALSFIGGQAAGVEVLEVSEGGPAQRAGVQPGFVILEINGTPIRTVEDLQRTVSFYRGCDVILELRGKTLRGEEALYVIHKRADEDLIGVTVRQAKAWNLPDELYYPTVDFLFYCYVINLSLAMINAAPLFVTDGGRVTRDLLVRALGERAGGTLSFFVQALTLLMVLTSIRLSPL comes from the coding sequence TTGCTCTTCGTAGCTTTGTTGTGGGCATCTATCTTCCTGATCGCGCGTTTCCTCTCATCAAGAGTGCGAGGCCTGGTCGTCAAGCCCCTTTACATAATGTATCGTCTCGAGTCCACGCTGTCTTTCCTCGACTCTTTCGCCGCCTCGAGAGCGGCCTCCGCGTATCTCGCTCTCTCCCCGGCTTTGTTCGTGGCCTCCGCGGCGCTCTTCTACTACTTCGTGGCTCGAGTATCTCTCGCCACGCTCTCCGGCGCTCCCTCGGCGGGAGGGCTCGTGCCAGTCATACCCGGGCTCACGATCAGAGGGCTCGTTGCGTTACACGTGTTGATCTCTATAGGCCTCGCGGCTCTCGTCCACGAGGTGGCCCACGCCGTGGCTCTCAAGCGCTTCGGCGTCAAGATAAAGTCGTCGGGGCTGCTCTTGGCCGTGGTGATCCCAGCAGCCTTCGTCGAACCCGATGAGAGGGAGCTGACTCAGCGCGGGCTTAAGCAGAGGACGCTCGTGTATTCGGCCGGCCCCGCCTCGAACCTGGCCCTAGCCCTCGCGCTGTTACTCGCCCTCTCTTTCATTGGCGGCCAAGCGGCCGGAGTCGAAGTGCTAGAGGTGAGCGAGGGAGGACCAGCACAGAGAGCCGGAGTCCAACCCGGCTTCGTCATCCTCGAGATCAATGGGACCCCCATCAGGACCGTCGAGGACCTCCAACGGACCGTCTCGTTCTACAGAGGTTGCGACGTAATTCTCGAGCTGCGCGGGAAGACGCTGAGAGGCGAAGAAGCGCTCTACGTGATCCACAAGAGAGCCGATGAGGACCTCATCGGCGTGACCGTCAGGCAGGCCAAAGCGTGGAATCTGCCAGACGAACTCTACTATCCCACTGTCGACTTCTTATTCTACTGTTACGTGATAAATCTGAGCCTAGCAATGATAAACGCTGCCCCCCTCTTCGTAACGGATGGCGGCAGGGTGACGCGGGACCTGCTCGTGAGGGCCCTGGGCGAGAGAGCAGGCGGAACTTTGAGCTTCTTCGTGCAAGCGCTCACGCTACTCATGGTGTTGACGTCCATAAGGCTGTCGCCGTTGTGA